Proteins encoded within one genomic window of Thalassophryne amazonica chromosome 23, fThaAma1.1, whole genome shotgun sequence:
- the LOC117505347 gene encoding butyrophilin subfamily 1 member A1-like, which translates to MITVMLSPAEGEAPFAVNVTQDVYEAEENSNVTLTWFFTVSRDTQPQDLVVDISRHETVRSVYLYHRGEESTQYVDQLYRGRFSCNKELLETGRIECVFRNVTVSDSGLYVCLVVIDRKGAQKLCLLNVTGELVFL; encoded by the exons ATGATAACTGTGATGTTGtctcctgctgagg GAGAGGCTCCATTTGCTGTGAACGTGACTCAGGATGTGTACGAGGCAGAGGAGAACAGTAACGTCACTCTAACGTGGTTCTTCACTGTCAGCAGAGACACACAACCTCAAGACCTGGTTGTGGACATTTCACGTCATGAAACTGTAAGAAGTGTTTACCTTtatcatcgtggtgaagagagcacACAGTATGTGGACCAGCTCTACAGAGGACGGTTTTCCTGTAATAAAGAACTCTTGGAGACAGGACGCATTGAATGTGTCTTCAGAAACGTGACTGTGAGCGACAGCGGCCTCTATGTGTGTTTGGTCGTCATCGACAGAAAAGGTGCCCAAAAACTGTGTCTCCTCAATGTGACGGGTGAGTTGGTGTTTCTTTAG